From the genome of Sporocytophaga myxococcoides DSM 11118:
TTAATAAATAAGCAATGAACGTATTAGTAACAGGTGGGGCCGGCTACATCGGATCAGAGCTGGTTTATCAGCTTAGCCAGGATAAGAATGTTGAGAAAGTCATCGTATATGACAATCTGGGAAGAGAAAATTATAATCTTTTTATCAGCAATAGTAACAGAATTGCGGGAGACAAAGTGAAGTTTGAGTTTGGTGATATTCTCGACACCAGAAAAATTAAAAAGGTTTTGAAAGAAATTGATGTTGTTTATCATTTGGCAGCGCGAGTTTCTACTCCTTTTTCTAATATTGATTCTCACTTTTTTGAGCAGGTTAATAACTGGGGAACGGCAGAGCTTGTATATGCTGTAGAGGAAACAAAAAGAGTTTCTAAATTTATCTACCTGAGCAGTACTTCTGTTTATGGTTCTTCTAAAGATCTGGCAAGCGAAACTACGGAGCCAAACCCTAAAACATTCTATAGTATTTCAAAATTGAGAGCAGAGCAGCATGTGCAACGCCTCAGTAAAAAAATCGAAACAATAATTCTTAGAGGTGGAAATGTATATGGATATACACCTGCTATTCGTTTTGATTCTGTTATCAATAGATTTATGTTCGATGCGAATTTCAACAACAGGATTTCCATACATGGATCAGGCAAACAGGCAAGATCATTTATCCATGTGAAAAAAGTTGTAGATGCATTGGTTCAATTAAGAACATTAAAAGTACCATCTGATGTTTATAATCTGACTGATAAGAATGTTGAAATATTAGATCTTGTAGATATATTGAAAGAAATATATCCGGATCTTGAGTTTCTTTTTATCAACCAACACCTAGCTCTAAGAGAATTAAAGGTAAATCCGGACTCTAAGCTGGATGCATATTATAAAATATCAGAAAGTGATCTGAAAGAGGAATTACTCGAGTTTAAAAACAGATTTGCTTTCAATTCACTTTCATCAGTTACAGCGGGTTAATTAACCCGCTTTTTTTTTGACTCTGCTTAAATCAATGTCATATGATTCAATGAAGCTGATTTCAATATTTTGATTAAATCATAACTTTTTTACGGAAATTATAATTAAGAAAAAGTGATATCACGTGTTTTAAAATATAAACATAGATATTACATTCGTTCAAAATACTTGGAACTGAGACAGATGTTTCTGGATGCAAAATGGACAAAGTAATTTCTATAACACAGCTGGACTCTGAAGTGTCACCTGGGAAGCCGTCAGGAATTTCCAGAAGCTGGGATGATGAGATTATTTATTTCATTATGTTGGATCGCTTTCATGACGGACGGAATAGAACTTCAATTAATTCAAGATCAGGTTTTGGTGATGAAGAAAAGTTGAAGTCCTTTTGTGGGGGCAATCTAAAAGGCGTTTTGCTCAAACTTGATTATATAAAATCTCTCGGCTGCACTGCTATATGGTTAAGCCCATTTCTGGAAAATGATAATAAATATCACGGATATGCTATCAGAAATTTTCTAAAGGTTGATCCTCATTTTGGCACTCTGGAAGATTTGAAATTGCTGGTTGATGAATGCCATAAAAAAGACCTTAGGGTAATTATGGATGTAGTGGTGAATCATTCCGGAGATACCTGGTCCTATAAAGAAACTTCCACTCCATATGATAGCAGCAAGGTTTATACGTTTGGTAACTGGAAGTCACGGGAGTGGCCTGTGCCCATAGAACTAAGGAATCCTAGTTTATACAACAAAAGAGGTAGTATTATCAACTTTGACGAATATCCGGAAACGCTGGAAGGTGATCTTTTTGAATTGAAAAGTTTTAGAAACGATCATTCACAGGAAGCACGAAAAGTTTTGGATATTCTGGTGGCAATTTATGCTTACTGGATTAAAGAAACAGGAGTGGATGGTTTCAGAGTAGATGCCGCTAAGCATTTTGGAATACCAGCATTAAAACGCTTTGTAGATAGTATCAGAGAATATACAGAGCAGGCGGGTCAGCAGGATTTTTTTTTATTCGCAGAAGTGGCATCTGGGGATGATCTGGCAGAAGAGTTTTTAAATGAAATTCCCGGGTTGGACGCTGTAATAGATTTTCCAGTTCATTTCATATTGCCTGAAATGATAAGAGGAAATGCATCTCAAGATACATTTCACAAACTTATGACTCATAGAAAGAAACTTTCTAAAGGGCAGTCAAAGATAACTTTCCTGGACAATCATGACCAGTTGGGGCAGCAGGTAAAAAAGCGTTTTGCTGCTGGTCTTTCAGAAGAACAGTTTGAGCTCGGAATAGGATTTTTATTCTGCTTTCCAGGCATTCCATGCTTGTATTACGGAACAGAACAAGGTCTGGAGGGACATGGAAAAACTGATGAAGCAGTCAGAGAAACCATGTTTGCGCTTGATAATCATTCTGAAGATATTTTTGAGCAGGATAATTTTTACTTTAAAAAAATTCAGGAGTTTAGTAACATACGGAAGCAATATAAAGCGTTAAGCAGAGGGAGATTTGAACTGTTGGAAGTTCTTGAATTAACAAACGAAGTAAAATACGGTAATAAAAAAAGTATATTAGCATTCTCAAGAACTTATGAGTCTGAATTTATGCTGATTATTTGTAATTTTTCTTCAAACAAAAAGATAAAGGGACTCGTAAGACCAGGGAAGGAAAGGTATGCCGGATCTTTCGAAAAAATCAATTCATCCAACAACGAAATTTTTGAAGTAAAGACAGTAGAAAAAGACGCTAGCATACCCGTTGAGTTGGAGCCATTAGAAATTTTGATCTTAAAGAGAATTAATGGAAAATAATAGTAATAGTTTTAAAGGTAAGAACCTGCAAATATTAATTTCATTTGGTGTTCTTTTTTTGATGTGGGGCTTTATCACCAATCTTAACTTTGTTTATAAAGATTATTTGGCCTACATCTTTAATTTAAATTATTCACTTTCTACACTTATTAACCTTACCTTCTTTACAACTTATCTGGTTGTATCATTGCAGGCAGGAAATCTAATCTCAAAAATCGGGTATAAAAAAGGAATCATGGTTGGTTGGGTTCTTTCCTGCCTTGGGTGTTTTACCTTTTTTCTTGCAGTTTATTTCAGAAACTTTGAATGTTTTCTTGCTGCCCTATTTATGCAGGCTGCCGGTATCACGATTTTACAAGTTGGAGCAAATCTCTATATTGTACTCTGGAAGAACATACTGTTAAAAGCAAATATAAAAACAGCCGCAAGTCGACTTGTACTGATGCAGGCTTTTAATTCACTTGGAGCATTTCTGGCTCCTTTTCTTGCTTCTCCGATTTTATGGATGATGATTGACATACCTTTAGAAACTAAAAATATGATTTCGAGTGCTGACAGGTTTTTAATTGAAGCTCCATATGTACACTATCCATATTTATTTGTAGCAATAGCAATGACAATGTATGCGGTCTACTTGTTTTTTGTAAAAATACCGCAGATTGATACATCAGGAATTGAGCCTGCGAATAAGATGCCACAGATCAGAAGGCGCCATGTGATGCACTTCCCTCAGCTTAGATTGGGAGCTTTTGCAATATTTGCATATGTTGGTGCAGAAGTGTCATTGGGGAATTATCTGACAGATTTTTCTAAAGATACTGTAATCTATTACTGGGGTGCTGCTATGGTTGGCCGTTTTGTTGGTAGTTTTTTAGTACTTCAGAGTAGTCTCAGAAAGTCTGTAGGTATTTGTGCCGGAATGTCTATTCTGTTAGTTATATTATCTGTGATAACAGGCGGAACAATCTCATTCTGGATGATCGTTGCAGTCGGGTTGTTTAATTCTATACTGTTTCCTGCTATATTTACGCTTGGCGTCAACGGGCTTGGGAAGTTCTCTGAAGATGGATCTTCTGTTCTTATTATGTCTATTGTGGGAGGAGCTATCATCCCGTTCAATGTAATTAACTTCTCATATGTGAGTTATAAAATTGCGTTCCTGATAGTGATTGTCTGCTACTTCTACATCGCGCTATATGGGCTTAAGCTGTCGAGGTTCGACAGGATAGAAGAAAAAGAAGAGCTTCAACCGCAAAAAATTTAAACATTTTTATAGCTTATTTAATTTTAAAATATATATCTTAATTATTATGATTTATAACTTTTTTATATCGACGTTGCATGGGTCAAAAGTTGAATACTCAAAGTCTTAATTTTTTAAAATTAGGTCTGATTTATAATTCATTTCCAGGAAAAATAAATTTTATGTACAACAGAAAACTTGTGAAGAAGCAGCTGGATGCTGACTTTTTCGGAGTGTTTGCAGGTGAAGATATTGAGCCTGGTGAGATTGTCTTCAGCAACTGGAATGACAGTTGTGTAAGGCTTTCAAGAAAAGAGGTCGATGCTCTTCCGGAACCTTATAAAACTATCTTTGAAAAATATTCTACAGAGATTGAAGAGTTCGTTTATGTAGGTCCCTTTGAAAATGAAGATGTAACTCCTCAGATGGATTACTTCATCAATCACAGCTGCGATCCTAACGCATGGATGATCAATGATGATGATGTAGCTGCAAGAAGGCTAATCAAAAAAGGAGAGCAGGTTACCATTGACTATGCTACTTTTATAGTGAATGAATTTGAAAGCTCAAGAATTAAAAAGTGCCTGTGTGGAAGTACTACCTGCAGAGGCAAACTAGGAAAGCAGGATTGGTGGCTTATGAAAGATATTTATCGCGGTCACTATATCAGCTGGATAGAAGAAAAAATAAGAAATAAAGAAAATAATCTGAGCAAAGTTTCTTAGTCTTTGTTGGTTATAATTTTAAACTATCCCATTCTGTAAGCTAATGTTCTTGCGGAATGGGATTTGTTTTTATGCAAATTTTTCGATTGTTCCGACAAAGCCTTCTGAACCATCATACATCGGTTATTGGTATGATAACCGTTTTCTCAATTTTTGATACATAGTTTCATCTATTTGATTTGTAAGTCTCTTCTAAAATTGTAACGCCATTAATTGTATTATTCTGATTTTTTTCGTGGTACGAATTCCTGAAACACCATTCCTTCCTTTGCTTTAAGGTTATAAAGTCTATTAACTTTGTATAGTATTGCTTGGCAGTAATATTCGATGTTAAGTGTCTTGTTAATTTAAATTATAGATGATGGTTGATTTTACGAAAGAGAAGCTATGGAAAACATTAATTTTAACTTTAGTTATTTTGGGTATTCACTTCACTTCCAGCGCTCAGGAGGTTCTGAAGGGAAGGATTGCCGATGACAAAACCGGTGAACCTATTGTAGGTGCTGTTCTGAAAATCAAAGACACTGAAGAGGGCTCAGTTACCGATGTTGACGGAAATTATGAGTTTACCACAAGCCGTCCTTTTCCATTTACTCTTGTTGTAAAATTTGCGGGTTACGAACAGAAAGAAGTGGAGATCTATGAAGCATTGGATGAAGATTTAAGTATTAAACTTAAAAGTTCTTCTCTTTTGAATGAAGTAGTTGTAGTTGGCTATGGTACACAAAAAAGATCAGACCTGACAGGTTCTGTAGCCACTGTTTCTGAAGAAATATTAAAGACGCCAGTCACATCAGTCGACAAGCTATTACAAGGTTCTGTTGCGGGGGTCCAGGTTACACAGACTACAGGTCAGCCTGGTGGAGCAGTGAGCATTCGTATCAGGGGAGGGAACTCTATAAATGGAGGAAATGAGCCACTTTATGTTATTGATGGCTTTCCCGTATACAATGACAACAATGATGCAGATGCAGGCATTACAGCAGGAGCTAACATCAATGCACTGGCAAGTTTGAATCCGAGCGATATCGAATCTATAGATGTTTTAAAAGATGCATCAGCTACTGCAATATATGGCTCAAGAGGTGCAAACGGTGTGGTTATCATTACTACCAAAAAGGGTAAGGCCGGGCAGAACAACATTTCATACGATAGTTATTATGGAGTTTCTCAGGTCATTAAGACAGTAGATGTACTTACTGATGCTAAGCAATGGGCTCAACTAAAAAATGATGCACGCATAAACTCTGGTAAAACTCCTTATTATACTCAGGGGCAAATAGACAGTATGTCTGGAGGAACTGACTGGCAAAAGGAAGCATTCAGGCAAGCAGGCTTCCAAAATCATCAGATTACCTTCAGAGGTGGTGATGAAAAAACAAGATTTTCAATTTCAGGAAATTATTACAAGCAAAATGGAGTACTTGAAAATACTGACTTCAAACGTTACTCAGGAAGGCTCAACCTGGAACATAATTTTTCTCATAGATTTAAAGTTGGAACTAACCTTACCGGAAGTCAGACAAGCGCTCAGGTAGCTAATGATGCAATTGTCAGATACCTTCTTTTGATGCCTCCAACTATTCCTGTCAAAGATGACAATGGAAACTATACCTACCAAAGCGAATTTGAAACGCCACTAGGCAATCCTATTGCTACTTTGAAAAATATAACCAATAGGACTAATACATTCCGTTTGCTTGGAAATATCTATGGAGATTATACATTAATAAAAGGATTAACAGCGAGAGTCTCAATAGGAACCGACCTTATCAATAATAAACAAAACTTCTATGTGCCTTCTTCAATCTACCAAGGAGCTAATACGAATAGTACCGGAACAGCTGCCATTGGTACCAAGTTTGTAAATACATGGCTGAATGAAAATACTTTAAACTATTCGACAGTCATAGGTAAGAAACATAATCTTAATGCTGTAGCCGGATTTACCCAACAATACTATAGAAGTGAAGCAGTAACTGCAGGATCTCAGCAGTTTGTGTCAGATGATTTAACTTATAATGATCTTTCAACAGGATCTGTTTATACTAAGCCAACTTCTAACACAGCAGAATGGGGATTACAATCATTCCTTGGAAGGGTCAACTATTCATATGCTCAAAAATACTATTTGACTATTACGGGTAGAGCAGACGGCTCTTCTCGTTTCGGAAAAAATAATAAATGGGGCTTTTTCCCATCTGCAGCTCTTGCATGGAATTTAAATAAAGAAAGCTTCCTTGCATCAAGCAACTATATAAGTAATTTAAAATTAAGATTAAGCGGTGGTATTACAGGTAACCAGGAAATTGGTCTATATCAATCACAGTCAACGTTAGCAACCAATACTTATTTCTTCAATAATCAAACAGTCATAGGTTTTGCTCCGAACAGGATCAGCAATCCGGATCTTAGCTGGGAAAGAACAAGACAGTATGATGCAGGTTTTGATCTTGCTATATTGAATAATAAGTTAAATTTTACTTTTGATGCATATTATAAGAAGACAAGTGACTTACTTTTAAATGTGCCGATCCCTTATACAACAGGCCAATCCACAGCACTTCAGAACTATGGAGTTGTTTCAAACAAGGGTATAGAGCTTGGTTTATCTACTACAAATATAAAGACCGAAAATTTTACCTGGACAACAAACCTGGTTTATTCATTGAATAGGAACAGAGTTGAAAGTTTAGGAGATGGAGTAGATTATATTATCTCAGGTCAAAGCATTGCACAGGTCGGACAGCCATTGGGTTCTTTCTATGGATATAAATCAATTGGTATTTATCAGACAGGAGAGTCAACTCCTGGTAGTATAAAATATGCTGATATAAATGGTGATGGTTCAATCACTCAAGATGGAGATCGTGTAGTAATTGGAAATGCACAGCCTAAGTTTCTGGCAGGACTTACTAATAACTTTTACTACAAAAATTTTGATGTAAGCATATTCCTTTATGCTTCATATGGAAACAAAGTATTCAATCAGAACAGACAACAACTGGAGCAGTTAACAGGACAACAGAATGCTTCTCCTGATGCTCTCGATAGATGGACACCATCTAATCCGAGCACTACAATGCCAAGAGCATTTGAAGATCCAGCTACAATAGTATCTGACAGATTTGTGGAAGATGCTTCTTTTTTAAGACTTAAAAATATAGTGTTGGGGTATACATTACCTGCCAAACTTATAAAGAAAGCCCACTTTGGAAATGTAAGATTTTATGTAGCATCTCAGAATATTCTGACATGGACTAAATATACTGGCTTTGATCCTGAAGTGAGTAAGAATGAGCAAACTACGCTTACTCAAGGTGTTGATTATGGTGTGTATCCTAACAGCAAATCATATCAGGTAGGATTAAATGTAACATTCTAGTTTGAGCTTAAAGCTTAAAGAATGAATCAAGAATATAGTTAGGAACCACAGGAAAATTAAAGTATAAATTTATGAAGGTTTTAAATTACACATATATATTATTGTTGATTGCAGCTTTTGTTTCTTGCAAGAAACTGGAAGAAAAACCAGCATCTGTATTTACCACAGATCAGTTTTATAAAACCCAGGAAGACGCTATAGCAGCCGTAAACAGCATTTATCAGGGAGGTTTGAACAATGGAGGTATTACAATGTACAACCGTTTATTTCACCTGGGTATGGAGATAATGTCTGATGATGCTATTGCTGGTCAAAGAGTGACCAATGCGGATGTACGTTCTATAGCAGTCTTAAATCACTCAACAACAAATGATAGAGTAGATGAACTTTGGAAAGAACATTATATCGCTATCAACAGAGCAAATATAGCTATTGATCGTATTCCATTAATTGATATGGATGCTACATTGAGGGCGAGACTTGTAAATGAAGCAAAATTCCTGCGTGGCTTACTTTATTTCAATCTGGTAAGGCTTTGGGGAGAAGTACCTTTGGTCCTGCATGAAGTTACTTCTTTGGATCCCTCTTCTATTCATGTAGCTAAATCTCCTGTAGAAACTATCTATACACAGGTAATAACAGACCTTTTAGACGCGGAAAAGTTACCTCCAGTAATGGGGGGGGCAGATGCAGGAAGAGCAACCGGAGGTGCAGCTAAATCTATACTTGCTAAAGTGTATTTAACAAGAAAGGAATGGGAAAAAGCAGCAGCGAAAAGTCTGGAAGTAATTAATGGACCTTATGGCTATGACTTGTTTGAAGACTATGCAGATGTCTTCAGGGCTGAAACAAAAAATGGCAAAGAACATATATTCTCAGCGCAATGTAAATCATTTGTAAACGGGCAAGGAAATCGTCTGGCATCCTCTGCAACACCTGTAGGAATCCCAGGGATTGCAGCAGCAGGAACCGATGAACCATTGCTTCCTTCGACTTATGCGCTTTATGCTGCAAATGATAAACGTCGTGATGTTACCTTTTTTACACAAATTGTAAGTCCGACAAACGGAAAGGTATATAAATTTGAGCCAAGATTCTTTAAATACTTTGATCCGTCTACAATTTCCAACCCTACGGAATCGCCAAGAAATATACCGGTAATACGTTTTGCTGAAGTGCTTTTGATTTACGCTGAGGCCGTAAATGAAGCATCAGGACCTGGTGGAGCTTATGAGGCGATTAACAGAGTGAGAAAAAGAGCTGGTTTGGATCCTCTTTCTGGTCTGGATCAAAGCAGTTTCAGAGAGGCTGTTTATCTTGAGCGAAGATTGGAGCTTATGTTTGAATTTCAACGTTGGTTTGACTTGATAAGAACTAAGAGAATGGTATCTGCTCTTCACGCCGCAGGCAAAACAAATGCATCTGAGAAACATTATCTGCATCCTATACCACAAAGAGAGATCGACTTAAACCCTAAGCTTGAGCAAAACGATCTCTGGAAATAAATTTTTAGCATACCTGTTTAATTAATCCGAATGGCATTCACTGAAAAGTTGAATGCCATTTTATAGTCTATTATGATCTTATGAAAATAAAAAATTTTATCATACTTACATTGGTATTTCTCTTGGGAGCCAATGCAGAATTTGCTTTTGCACAAAAAAGCAGTCCCAATATTTTATTCATCTACATGGACGATCTTGGCTGGACAGATGTGGCGTCAGGGAGCAAATTTTATGAAACACCTAATATAGATAAACTCGCTTCAGAAGGGATCAGATTTACGCAGGCTTATTCCTGTGGCCCCAATTGCGCCCCAAGCAGAGGTTCACTTATGACAGGCCTGTATACACCACGTCATGGAATATATACTGTTGGCACGTCAGAAAGGGGAGACTCTTCTTTAAGAAAATTAATCCCCGTAAAAAATAATACTGTATTGGCTTCTTCTTTTGTTACCATTGCTGAAGAGCTTAAAAATGCTGGTTATAGTACCGGTTTAATAGGTAAATGGCAGTTAGGTGAAAAAAAGCATGGTACAGATCCGAAATCTCAGGGATTTGATTTCGTAATTGGTGGAGCAGGAGGGACATCAAATTACTTTTATCCTTATGCTATGAAGAAAGACAAGAAACC
Proteins encoded in this window:
- a CDS encoding NAD-dependent epimerase/dehydratase family protein is translated as MNVLVTGGAGYIGSELVYQLSQDKNVEKVIVYDNLGRENYNLFISNSNRIAGDKVKFEFGDILDTRKIKKVLKEIDVVYHLAARVSTPFSNIDSHFFEQVNNWGTAELVYAVEETKRVSKFIYLSSTSVYGSSKDLASETTEPNPKTFYSISKLRAEQHVQRLSKKIETIILRGGNVYGYTPAIRFDSVINRFMFDANFNNRISIHGSGKQARSFIHVKKVVDALVQLRTLKVPSDVYNLTDKNVEILDLVDILKEIYPDLEFLFINQHLALRELKVNPDSKLDAYYKISESDLKEELLEFKNRFAFNSLSSVTAG
- a CDS encoding alpha-amylase family glycosyl hydrolase; translation: MDKVISITQLDSEVSPGKPSGISRSWDDEIIYFIMLDRFHDGRNRTSINSRSGFGDEEKLKSFCGGNLKGVLLKLDYIKSLGCTAIWLSPFLENDNKYHGYAIRNFLKVDPHFGTLEDLKLLVDECHKKDLRVIMDVVVNHSGDTWSYKETSTPYDSSKVYTFGNWKSREWPVPIELRNPSLYNKRGSIINFDEYPETLEGDLFELKSFRNDHSQEARKVLDILVAIYAYWIKETGVDGFRVDAAKHFGIPALKRFVDSIREYTEQAGQQDFFLFAEVASGDDLAEEFLNEIPGLDAVIDFPVHFILPEMIRGNASQDTFHKLMTHRKKLSKGQSKITFLDNHDQLGQQVKKRFAAGLSEEQFELGIGFLFCFPGIPCLYYGTEQGLEGHGKTDEAVRETMFALDNHSEDIFEQDNFYFKKIQEFSNIRKQYKALSRGRFELLEVLELTNEVKYGNKKSILAFSRTYESEFMLIICNFSSNKKIKGLVRPGKERYAGSFEKINSSNNEIFEVKTVEKDASIPVELEPLEILILKRINGK
- the gluP gene encoding glucose/galactose MFS transporter, whose product is MENNSNSFKGKNLQILISFGVLFLMWGFITNLNFVYKDYLAYIFNLNYSLSTLINLTFFTTYLVVSLQAGNLISKIGYKKGIMVGWVLSCLGCFTFFLAVYFRNFECFLAALFMQAAGITILQVGANLYIVLWKNILLKANIKTAASRLVLMQAFNSLGAFLAPFLASPILWMMIDIPLETKNMISSADRFLIEAPYVHYPYLFVAIAMTMYAVYLFFVKIPQIDTSGIEPANKMPQIRRRHVMHFPQLRLGAFAIFAYVGAEVSLGNYLTDFSKDTVIYYWGAAMVGRFVGSFLVLQSSLRKSVGICAGMSILLVILSVITGGTISFWMIVAVGLFNSILFPAIFTLGVNGLGKFSEDGSSVLIMSIVGGAIIPFNVINFSYVSYKIAFLIVIVCYFYIALYGLKLSRFDRIEEKEELQPQKI
- a CDS encoding SET domain-containing protein-lysine N-methyltransferase translates to MYNRKLVKKQLDADFFGVFAGEDIEPGEIVFSNWNDSCVRLSRKEVDALPEPYKTIFEKYSTEIEEFVYVGPFENEDVTPQMDYFINHSCDPNAWMINDDDVAARRLIKKGEQVTIDYATFIVNEFESSRIKKCLCGSTTCRGKLGKQDWWLMKDIYRGHYISWIEEKIRNKENNLSKVS
- a CDS encoding SusC/RagA family TonB-linked outer membrane protein — translated: MMVDFTKEKLWKTLILTLVILGIHFTSSAQEVLKGRIADDKTGEPIVGAVLKIKDTEEGSVTDVDGNYEFTTSRPFPFTLVVKFAGYEQKEVEIYEALDEDLSIKLKSSSLLNEVVVVGYGTQKRSDLTGSVATVSEEILKTPVTSVDKLLQGSVAGVQVTQTTGQPGGAVSIRIRGGNSINGGNEPLYVIDGFPVYNDNNDADAGITAGANINALASLNPSDIESIDVLKDASATAIYGSRGANGVVIITTKKGKAGQNNISYDSYYGVSQVIKTVDVLTDAKQWAQLKNDARINSGKTPYYTQGQIDSMSGGTDWQKEAFRQAGFQNHQITFRGGDEKTRFSISGNYYKQNGVLENTDFKRYSGRLNLEHNFSHRFKVGTNLTGSQTSAQVANDAIVRYLLLMPPTIPVKDDNGNYTYQSEFETPLGNPIATLKNITNRTNTFRLLGNIYGDYTLIKGLTARVSIGTDLINNKQNFYVPSSIYQGANTNSTGTAAIGTKFVNTWLNENTLNYSTVIGKKHNLNAVAGFTQQYYRSEAVTAGSQQFVSDDLTYNDLSTGSVYTKPTSNTAEWGLQSFLGRVNYSYAQKYYLTITGRADGSSRFGKNNKWGFFPSAALAWNLNKESFLASSNYISNLKLRLSGGITGNQEIGLYQSQSTLATNTYFFNNQTVIGFAPNRISNPDLSWERTRQYDAGFDLAILNNKLNFTFDAYYKKTSDLLLNVPIPYTTGQSTALQNYGVVSNKGIELGLSTTNIKTENFTWTTNLVYSLNRNRVESLGDGVDYIISGQSIAQVGQPLGSFYGYKSIGIYQTGESTPGSIKYADINGDGSITQDGDRVVIGNAQPKFLAGLTNNFYYKNFDVSIFLYASYGNKVFNQNRQQLEQLTGQQNASPDALDRWTPSNPSTTMPRAFEDPATIVSDRFVEDASFLRLKNIVLGYTLPAKLIKKAHFGNVRFYVASQNILTWTKYTGFDPEVSKNEQTTLTQGVDYGVYPNSKSYQVGLNVTF
- a CDS encoding RagB/SusD family nutrient uptake outer membrane protein encodes the protein MKVLNYTYILLLIAAFVSCKKLEEKPASVFTTDQFYKTQEDAIAAVNSIYQGGLNNGGITMYNRLFHLGMEIMSDDAIAGQRVTNADVRSIAVLNHSTTNDRVDELWKEHYIAINRANIAIDRIPLIDMDATLRARLVNEAKFLRGLLYFNLVRLWGEVPLVLHEVTSLDPSSIHVAKSPVETIYTQVITDLLDAEKLPPVMGGADAGRATGGAAKSILAKVYLTRKEWEKAAAKSLEVINGPYGYDLFEDYADVFRAETKNGKEHIFSAQCKSFVNGQGNRLASSATPVGIPGIAAAGTDEPLLPSTYALYAANDKRRDVTFFTQIVSPTNGKVYKFEPRFFKYFDPSTISNPTESPRNIPVIRFAEVLLIYAEAVNEASGPGGAYEAINRVRKRAGLDPLSGLDQSSFREAVYLERRLELMFEFQRWFDLIRTKRMVSALHAAGKTNASEKHYLHPIPQREIDLNPKLEQNDLWK